In one window of candidate division TA06 bacterium DNA:
- a CDS encoding T9SS type A sorting domain-containing protein — protein sequence MLKKILFIFVLALLAANLGNAKTWEVPSGSCENKITVVAEFPSNSDVVSCKIVKVPEMIKYISFMDDKRNDNRKVIPAGDDSIRNSCITPLVKYAPFKSANNRVNKKSILKEYVFYFDVDEKSKTGETGKIELKFSDSSGRMWYKNVDIKITPGANVALNPITDKPKEINNLFACKPNPFGVYTEIKFSLAKKEAVQVSIYDIQGRLVKTIVNGTIAPGTHLLNWDGKDNAGQYAANGVYFISVKAESFYAANKVVYIK from the coding sequence ATGTTAAAGAAAATACTTTTCATTTTTGTTTTGGCATTATTGGCGGCAAATTTAGGCAATGCTAAAACTTGGGAAGTTCCGTCAGGTTCTTGCGAGAACAAAATAACCGTAGTAGCCGAATTCCCAAGCAATTCGGATGTTGTGTCGTGCAAAATTGTAAAAGTGCCGGAAATGATAAAATATATTTCTTTTATGGATGATAAAAGAAATGACAATCGCAAGGTCATACCTGCGGGTGACGACAGTATAAGAAATAGCTGTATAACGCCGCTTGTAAAATATGCGCCTTTTAAAAGCGCTAACAACCGGGTTAATAAAAAAAGCATATTAAAGGAATATGTTTTTTATTTTGATGTTGATGAAAAAAGTAAAACCGGCGAAACGGGAAAAATCGAACTAAAATTCAGCGACTCTTCCGGTAGGATGTGGTATAAAAATGTTGATATTAAAATTACACCCGGAGCAAATGTTGCACTTAACCCCATAACAGATAAACCCAAAGAAATTAATAATTTGTTTGCCTGCAAACCTAATCCATTTGGAGTGTATACGGAAATAAAGTTTTCATTAGCGAAAAAAGAGGCCGTACAGGTAAGCATTTATGACATCCAAGGCAGGTTGGTAAAAACCATTGTAAATGGGACGATTGCCCCAGGAACGCATCTTCTGAATTGGGACGGGAAAGATAATGCCGGACAATATGCTGCCAACGGAGTTTATTTTATCAGCGTAAAAGCGGAAAGTTTTTACGCCGCCAATAAAGTGGTTTATATAAAGTAG